Genomic segment of Salvelinus alpinus chromosome 23, SLU_Salpinus.1, whole genome shotgun sequence:
cgccataaaaaagctggACTATGGTTTGcacctgcacatggggacaaagaacgtactttttggagaaatgtcctctgatctgatgaaacaaaaatataactttttggccacaatgaccttcgttatgtttggaggaaagagggggaggcttgcaagcccgaagaacaccatcccaaccgtgaagcacaggagtggcagcatcatgttgtgggggtgctttgctgcaggagggactggtgcacttcacaaaacagatcgcatcatgaggtaggaaaattatgtggatatattgaagcaaaatctcaagacaacagtcaggaagttaaagcttggtcgcgaatgggtcttccaaatggacaatgaccccaagtatacttctaaagttgtgacaaaatggcttaaggacaacaaagtcaaggtattggagtggccatcaaaaaaccctgaatcctatagaaaatgtgtgggcagaactgaaaaggcgtgtacgagcaaggaggcctataaacctgactcagttacaccagctccagcaatgggccaaaattcacccaatttattgtgggatgcttgtggaaggctacccaaaacgtttgacccaagttaaacaatttaaaagcaatgccaacaaatactaattgattgtatgtaaacttctgacccctgggaatgtgatgaaagaaataaaagctgaaataaatcattctctctgctattattctgacatttcacattcttacaatatagtggtgatcccaactgacctatAACAGGGAATTTTtgcttggattaaatgtcaggaattgtgataaactgagtttaaatgtatttggctaaggtatatgtaaacttcaactgtatatggttgtctagcaaggatcaacaaccaatttggcagagcttgaggattttttttataataatgggaaactattgtacaatccaggtgtgcaaggcTCTTAGAGACTAACCCAgaatgactcacagctgtaatcactgtcaaaggtgattctaacatgtacatttctgtatttcattctcaataaatttgcaaaaatgtattgaaacatgttttcactttgtcatgtttttttttgtgtagATGGGAAAGAAAAACaatctattgaatccatttttaattcaactgtaacgcaacaaaatgtgtactaagtaaaggggtatgaatactttctgaaggcaatgtagaTGGTTATATCCCTTCCTTGATCCAGCATATCCATTGACATGTATTTATTCATTGTTTTATATGTATTTATTCATTGTTTCCAAAGTCAAATGGCATTTTGAGATAGAGGAAAGATGAAAGTATTGAAACTATTTAGATGAAGACTAAGCTGTTTATATGCCATCTGTTACAACTAAACATGTGAATCAGCATGAAGACAGACACAGTGTGCATGTCTTACAACGTCCCCTCCATGCATGAGAGGATTTCTGTAATGAAAAATtcaacagctcccacaatctagAGCTGTGAAGATTGCAAGGATTGCCTCGCGAATGCCCCCTCCCTCTATAACAGCCATGGTAGCACCCCGGGTGTGCTAGTTCCTGCTCTAGGGGAAACCACTGCTGAGAGGGAGAGGATACTGCTGCTTCTTACTACACCTTCTTAAAGCAATTGAGCGGGACCTTAAGCGCAACAAATGCATAAAATACTGTATGAATtggatgtaacatatcatacgaattgcacCAAAAAAAGGAGGTAACATACAGGAAATGGATGACGTAGTAGacgattgtgcaacattttcagGGACCCGTTTTGGTTCGTGAGCAGTACTTTCAAagctactggctgaaattatacaaaactTGTATAACGCATCTTGAATACAGTAACAGAGGAGCAAACACAGAGAAATAGAATGgacgtccccattcaagtcaatgatggcataatgggtggaccgGTAGTCATTTTGAGTGAACCCATtggagcaaagcaggaagtaaaaacAGGAAGTAAAAGTaggaagtgtacccatcaatctgtgctgtgatttgttgattcagctcaactgacattacaaaaatacattccattatatgagccacatcagttaacataatttgaatgaacattctacattacatCCAAGATGGatggaaccaatatacacaggcaggttggaaagcaaaggctagctttttcaaacagaaatgtgcatcctgtagcacaaactcaaaaaagttctgggacactgtaaagtccatggagaataagagcacctcctcccagctgcccactgcactgaggctaggaaacactgtcaccactggtAAATCcgcaataattgagaatttcagtaagcatttttctatggctggccatgctttccaccttgctacccctaccccggtcaacagccctgcgcaccccacagcaacttgcccaagccacCTCATTTCTccatcacccaaatccagatagctgatgttctgaaagagctgcaaaatctggacccctacaaatcagccgggctagacaatctggaccctctatttctaaaattatctgccgaaattgttgcaatccctattactagcctgttcaacctttctttcgtatcgtctgagattcccatagattggaaagctgccatggtcatccccctcttcaaagggggagacactctagacccaaactgctacagacctatatctatcctaccctgcctttcaaaCGTCTTCGaatgccaagttaacaaacagatcaccgaccatttcgaatcccaccgtaccttctccgttaTGCAAtgtggtttctgagctggtcatgggtgcacctcagccatgctcaaggtactaaacgatatcataaccgccatcatcgacctggccaaggctttcgactctgtcaatcaccacattcttatcagcagactcaacagccttggtttctcaaatgactgcctcgcctggttcaccaactacttcccagacagagttcagtgtgtcaaattggagggcctgttgtccggacctctgacagtctctataggggtgccacagggttcaatcctcgggccgtctcttttctctgtacacatcaatgatgtcgctcttgttgttggtgattctctgatccacctctacgcagatgacaccattctgtatacttctggcccttcgttggacactgtgaactaacctccagacgagcttcaatgccatacaactctccatccgtggcctccaactgctcttaaatgcaagtaaaactaaatgcatgctcttcaaccgatcgctgcccacacctgcccgcccgtccagaatcactactctggacggttctgacttagaatatgtggacaactacaaataccagcttactctaggaggggtgcgtcacttgactgggttgagtcactgacgtgatcttcctgtccgggttggcaaacccgccccccccccacccccccacttgggttgtgctgtgggggagatcttcttgggctatactcggccttgtctcaggatggtaagttggtggttgaaggtatccctctagtggtgtgggggctgtgctttggaaaagtgggtggggttatatcctgcctgtttggccctgtctgggggtatcgtcaGACGGGGACACAGCGTCTCCTGATCCCTCatatctcagcctccagtatttatgctgcagtagtttgtgtcggggggctagggtcagtctgttatatctggagtattgcttctgtcttatccggtgtcctgtgtgaatttaagtatgctttctttttcttttctttctcttgaaggacctgagccctagaaccatgcctcaggactacctggtctgatgactccttgctgtccacagttcacctggctgtgctgctgctccagtttcaactgttcttcttgcggctatggaaccttgacctgctgttttcaactctctagagacagcggtagagatactctgaatgatcggctatgaaaatgtcagttggttttactcctgaggtgctgacctgttgcaccctcgacaaccactgtgattattatttgaccctgctggtcatctatgaacatttgaacatcttggccatgttctgttataatttccacctagcacagccagaagaggactggccacccctcatagcctggctcctctctagatttcttcctaggttctggcctttctagggagtttttcctagccaccgtgcttctacacctgcattgcttgctgtttggggttttaggctgagtttctgtacagccctttgtgacatcagctgatgtaagaagagctttataaatacatgagATTTTTATATTCattacatgtatgtgtaaatACACACGTTTGCATTAGATCCATGAACACACTCAAACCCCCTCTACTCATCCCATAATTATTGCTTTGGATTACTGATCTGATGAACTTCAAAACAGTCATAAATACAATGTCAGTGTACCCACATGTTCAGTTACACTGTACCAGCCGATGTAATTACTATGAAAATATAGTCAAGCCAAGTGTGACCACTATCTTCCTCCCTCCCACTGTGACGTCCCTAGGCTACGACTCTTCTCACTGATGGTGTTATTTTCTCAGTCTGAGACACACAGGCGCACTCACACACTCTTGcacgcccgcacacacacactcgcatgcacactgttagtctacacctgttgtttatgaagcatgtgaacGAATACTAttatatttgtctctctctctctggtattcTGTCTGTCCGGTGGAGACCGAGGTGCAACATGCACACTCCCCCTCCTGACTCCTCTTTGCATGCGGATATGTAGGGTCATCTGAATAATCCTCAGATGACCCGACACCTCTGTGGGAATGAAATGTGGTTGCGTGTGCATTTGTGACCATGCGTGTGTGCATCAGAGCCAGTAAACTGACACAATGCAGCGCATGACTGATCAAAGTGTGCTGGAATAACGTCTACTTTTCATTTGAATAGCTTTTCCACGTGTCTGTAAGGCAAAGAATTAGGGGAGTGAAGTTACACTTTGTCCCTAATCCTCCCCTCATCGTTTCCTCCTGTCCGGTGTATGCTTTACCATCTCCTGTGAATGTCAAACACTTACGGAATTTAACATTTAGAATTCTCTCACAAACGGAATTATATTTTCATTATCACTTTAACCAAGCTGTCTGAAACCATTTATTAAAATTTAGGCCAGGGGGGAACCGTGAGGGCCTTCTACGCCTTCAGAGAAGGCCTAAGGATTTTTTAAAACTATAAATGTCGTTTGAATTTATATTTAATCTTTTCAAAACTATTTCAAATGTATTctaattttatttttaaatgataTTCTGATTAAATCTCTTCGATTTGTGTtggaaagggttaacactgaaaatatgtttttacctacattcatacagtttctttACTATGTCCAGTTTGCTAATTATCCCtgaaatgaaagctagacagtcaagGAGGAATTTTCTTTCTTCACATTTTGACAGTGAGGAAATAACAAACTGTCAATGAGGCCCTCAGGACATTGTTGAAGACCGACTGCAGCCCATGTGAGAatttgtttgacacccctgagctATATAAAAGGCATGTGCCATTCAATTTATGAAGGCCTTCTCGAAGGCCAAAATAGCGAGTAGTAGTTTTCCGACAGTCTAGCTAGCCAGTAAGCTAGTAGTGGCTGCAGCAGCTGTTATCGAAAAAGATGCCATTTTCAAGATTAGCTTTAAACAAATTAAGTTTCAAATGATTatcatctggtgagtggaacCGTGTTTTATTTATTGCTGCTCGATTGCTGTTTGTAGCTATCTTTTTGAAAATAGATTGTGTGTGAAACATTTTCCACTTAAACTTTAGATCACCGGTTAGGCTACTTTATGTGCTGAATGTGAAAAATATGTTTGCAAATGGAAATATTTTCACATTTCGATTGGGAAATGCTTAGTCTAATGGTAATTTTTTTGTATTCTTATGtgattgggacctactggcttattatgtcTGAGTGAATGGGCTGCTTATCTTTCAacttcatgctgtgtgtgactgctgtctttctatCGACCCTATGTGTTTTACAAAAAGTCTGCTCTCCTACATGGTGATAGTGATTGCGTTAGGCTACCATAGGTTGTGTAAGCtgtgtggttgttgttgctggtagcaTTATCTGTACGGGTGCTGTGTCTGTGAGTGGAAGCCAGTAGCATGGCTCAGCCTCAGGCCTTTTTTATTCAGTTGGGCGCATTAGGTGATGTTATGTTTCCTGTTATTATACTTGATTTTTGAGTTTGGTACAATGTGTTGTAAGATTTTCTTTCCACACTTTTttgttctaggtagaaccatttGGGGTTCCACgtggaaccctctgtggaaagggttctaagTGGGACCCAAAATGGTTCTTCTAGGAACCAAAGGGTTCTACCAGGAACCAACAAAGGtatttcaaagggttctcctattgggacagccaaacaacacttttaggttctagatagcaccttaaTTTCTAAGAGTATAGGTCCAATAGCCAATGTTCCCAACTGATTTAGGTCATGCAGGTAAAGTGTGCAGTAAAACTTTTTGAGAAGGAAGGGATGTCAGTATTACCACAGACTCTTTGCTGTAGGGGCCGATTCCAATTTAGGAAATTATGCCTTTCTTACGCTCGCCTTTCCTACTcacagtagttggtattcagacttaccttgtGCAGGTGCGTAACGGGCTTTGAAGGCGGGGTTCCCTTGGGCCcctgaataaatgtaattcaacctCTGAAAACTCTCCCACTTGCTGGGCAACATATTTTGTCGTGGCCTTTTCATTCAATACGGTTGTCATCTTAAACCATCCCTTTAAATATGGTGTACCTCTAATTAGAATTCTATCGACAGATTAGAATACATTGATAGAACGGGTTAAGAaaatagggatcaatgaaagtaatccatctaaatatatgcatattagtttccgtttcagcaccaactggtagatgtAAAAATACTCTGATTTTGTAGATTATTTAGGCTCATTTTAGGGTTAGGGAAGTACTGTATGTATGAATCATTAAAGAAATATgtttggagagcctttatgcACAACATATATTGATGGGTTCAAAATACAGTGCTatgattcatcctgaaagttgtcaTATTCAAGTTCAATCCATTAAATATTGGAAGTTGGAAAGAAGTATACAATAGGGGTGGTCCTGTAAATCTACCCTAATTTTCACTAATTATGGAACTGTATGACAACGTTCCATTCGTTGTGAACCGATATTCAGTTTGCTTCCATATGGTTGGTTTCGCATTCATCTCCAGGGATCATAAGGAATAATCATTTAAAACAATTGCTatgtatttacaatccccttctccaaccGGATTACTAATTTACCTAGCTcatatcaatagctcttatcaatgtaTACATTACAGTGCATAGAGAATGCTGTTATTTCAATAAGAACGTAGATGCTTTTCCCACGTGATACCGGCAGGTTCGCTCAACCTTAGTCATGGTTTCCTTACTATATgtggtggaattatgagggaattaaATCAATGTCAGAATACGgcttatctgtagacacaccaccgccacaccttcatttcttaATTCTCCACCCCGAATGAATAGCGGGtaaatagcatgctattctcatgctcaaattcaaggtcagaatacgcatagagagaaaagtgcatacaAAGGGAACAACGTTCCATTTACGCGCGATTAAATCAGGTCGGAATCGGAGCCTAGATGAATTGAAGATGAAGACTATTATTTGGTTCAACATTGCGGTCAATGCCAAGAATGGATTCTTAAAGGTTAGGTTTGGATGAATCCCGGGGTAAACAAATAGAGCTGTGTGGGGTTCATGAGTCTCCACGATTATAAACCATATCTGTTAATCCTTTCCATTTATAATTGCCACacagcctttctctctctctctcgcagcacATGGTTAACCACTTATATGTTCACTGCAGAGGTTTTGCTGCGTAAATAACTGCATATTAGATCCAGTATCCCCTTATGCTGCATTATAATATACAGCTGTTCTCTTTCATGTAGATTATGATTTCTCTCATGGATTAAGCTTGTCTCTGACTGACACGTTCATTATGGTAGCAATCCAAATACAGAGTCAGTCCCCAAAAAGCATAATTTTGTTCATgttattgtaaaaaataataataccgATATTGTGGTATAGTACTGATATTGTGCATTATATATTTACATGTATTTTAGACCCATGTATACCCATGTAAACCTGTGTGATACTTGGAGAGGACAGAAGGCATGTGCAGAAACAAGACAAAGGTAACACAACAAGTACAGTTTGTCAGTGGCTACCAACCTTAGACCTGGATGATCTACACACGGTGTGCAGGCATTTTTTCGACACTAAAACATGCGATTCGACTAACAATTAAGACATTGTTGGTTCTAGGTTGAGAAAAAGCCTGAGTACcttgtagctctccaggaccagggttggttaTCACGGGTGTTACTGTATAAGCTTGCATGAAAGGGAAGCTATATTTATTCAAAGCCAAGCTTACAGATtgagtcagaggaagagaaggaaaaaCAACAAATGACAAGCATAGACATGCAACATCACTGACAGAAGCCTTAAAGATTAATCTACATTTTTTCATAATCCACATTTGGCTACCAGATACTGAACTTGCAGTTCTGTGTCCAATGTACAATCAATGTGTGATCGACAAGGATGAGTATATCAACAAAGAGCAGATGAGGAAATAGTGAAACCCATTTTAAGTACTTAACACCTACAATTGTAACTCTTCAGCAGGCAATATTCTCAACAATCTCCAAGTCATTCTTTCTGGGAAGTAATGACCAACGCTGAGCTACTCAATGAACTATTCTATTCAGCTATTCATTCCTTTTTTGTGAATTACTGAATGCTGAGCTGCATTCTCCAATATTCCCTCTAGTGGATTGCCCATTTTGTCAGAACATAAATAGGAATGTGGAGAGAGGGAAGTTGAGAAGAAATAATAAGAAATAGGAAACGGAGGGATGGACGTAATCCAGTCTCAGGCTGAGTGAGGGGGAccagaaggagggaggaaagtcATCCAGTCTCAGGCTGAGTGAGGGGGACCAGAAGGAggtgaaggagggaggaaagTCATCCAGTCTCAGGCTGAGTGAgggggactaggaggaggaggagggaggaaagtcATCCAGTCTCCGGCTGAGTGAcggggactaggaggaggaggagggaggaaagtaATCCAGTCTCAGGCTGAGTGAgggggactaggaggaggaggagggaggaaagtcATCCAGTCTCCGGCTGAGTGAGGGGGACtagaaggaggagaagggaggaaagTTTTCCAGTCTCAGGCTGAGTGAgggggactaggaggaggaggagggaggaaagtcCTCCAGTCTTAGGCTGAGTGAGGGGTaccagaaggaggagaaggagggaggaaagtcATCCAGTCTCAGGCTGAGTGAGGGGGAccagaaggagggaggaaagtcATCCAGTCTCAGGCTGAGTGAGGGGGAccagaaggagggaggaaagtcATCCAGTCTCAGGCTGAGTGAGGGGGAccagaaggagggaggaaagtcATCCAGTCTCAGGCTGAGTGAGGGGGactagaaggaggaggagggaggaaagtcATCCAGTCTCTGGTTGAGTGAGGGGGactagaaggaggaggagggaggaaagtcATCCAGTCTCAGGCTGAGTGAGGGGGaccagaaggaggagaaggagggaggaaagtcATCCAGTCTCAGGCTGAGTGAGGGGGCCAGtgagctcctcctcctctctcaccactGGGAGCTGGCTGCTGCTGGCGCTGCGAGCCTGGACCTGCTCAGAGACCGTCGGGAGGGATGCAGTGTCCAGGAGCGCTGGAGGGacaggatgaagaggaagagatgttgaaggatgagggggaggaagagagggaggatagaatGGAAGACAAGTGTGAGGATAGAGAgtaggaagaggaggacagggaggatgaggaggaaaagagggaggatgaagagaaagaggaagagagagaggaacacaaggaagagaggaggaaagacagGGTTCGGAGAGGAAGGGTACAGGTAAAATGGAAGGGATAGGGTTGGAAGATGAAGGATTGAGGGAGGAAGAAGGCAAAGGGAAGGCATGAAAGTTAGAACAGTCGCAAAGGAGACAGCCTCTGACCTAGAGGAAAAAGCTTTAATGTAAAGTCAATGAAACTTTGAATATCCTGTATTCATTCATCCAGAGTGTGTTTGTATCTCCAAGACTTAGTCTATGTTGACTCCATCTACATCTTCAGTCAGATAGGACAGGGAAAATATGGCACATTAAACTAATTCAAAACACCATTTGCATCCAGAGAGATTCAGACAGAGGTGTGTGATTTCGTGCTGCTTGTTATCCGTCGGAAATGAGAGAAAACATATCTTAGCTTCGAATGATTGGAAGTGATGACCATTAGCATAATATGATATCTGAGAGAAACATCAAATTAATTAATACAAAAGCTGTCAGGGGCCCAGTCTCGTTAGTGTGCCAAGTCAAACAGCTATGATTCTCCTACTGTATAAACAGGCCTAGCAGGTGGTATTTCATTAATAGCATCCATAACTCGCTCAGCAGTTGCCTGTCAGAGTAGTTCTTAGAGTAGTGTAAGTAAACAAAGGATGCACACCTCGCACTTAATTTTCTCCTTGCTGTGGATTTATTTCACCaaggagagaggagtgtgtgacTTTTTTTCCATTTGTAAAGTTATAATGTAGTTCAAAGAGAGTAGGGACATTTGTCACAAGGAGAAGGGATGTCCTAAAATGTACACCGCACCTGCCTCCTAGGGACTTTGTCATAGAGAGTAGTAGGGATGTCCTAAAATGTACACCACAACTAACTCCTTGGGACTTTTGTCATGGGCAGAAGGTATTTTCTATAATGTGCACCATAGTATTCTTGGGGAGATTCTGAGAGGAGCTTTAGCCTACTTACCTCCTGGGATCTCTGTGAGCTCGTTGAGAGGAGGCACTGTCTCCAGTGTGTTGGCGTAATCCTTAGCTGCTACTCTCTGAGCATGTCGCGCCTCAATCTCCTTCTTCGTCCTGGGGATACGGCATTTGAAGATGCAGCATAGGGTTATGACTTACaaatggagaaagagggagacaaagagagaaagataaaatATAATAGTATTTCCTATGTGGAATGTTATGTGTTTCTGAAGTACATCTGAAGACGTTTTGAATTAGACACTACTCAACTGTGTCACATTACAGCTATTATATAACTGTATAAGTGACACTTCATTATCTGCTGTTATCAGACTATTTTCCTTTTTTGTTGATTTGGGCTCTGTCATGACATGGTAAATTATTACTGTATAGATGTCTGATGGATTATCACCCCTTATTGAACCATGCATCATGTGGTTTGATAAACCAATCACAAACAGACAATGCCATTACCATTTGGAACTCTCCCTCATAATAACCATCATGACAATTCAGCGCATATAATATTACAGGAccatgatatttatttaacctttattttagcagAGTCCCCTTGAGACCAACGTCTCTTTAGCCAAGTATAACTCAACTCCACACATTGTCCCGTGTAATTGAGTACTGTTCTTTGGGTGCTGAAATCCAtagtattaaaaaatatatataataacttttaccccttttctccccaatttcatggtatccaataggtagttacagtcttgtctcatcgctgcaactcccatatggactcaggagaggcgaaggtcgagagccgtgcaccctccgaaacacaacccaaccaagccgcactgcttcttgacacaatgcccatttaacccgcaccaatgtgtcgtagGAAACagcgtacacctggcgaccgtgtcagtgtgtaCTGAGCCcaacccgccacaggagtcgctagtacccgatgggacaaggacatccctgccggccaaaccctcccctaacccggacgacactgggccaattttgcgccgctccatgggtctcccggtggcaGCCAGCTGTGACAGAGcttggactcgaacccagaatctctagtggcacacaCCACTGCGTCACTCGGGGGGCCCGAAATCCATTGTTTTTTATACAAACTTTTATGTGATGTAGGAGCTCCAGTCCTCCCACACTAGTTGCTGCTCAACTCTGTTGATGTAAAGTACATCATGGAGTTCAGTTTTACTTGGCTAAGGTCTAAAGCCCTGCATCTCACAATAAAAACAACAAATTACACATTCGCCTCTCCATGCATCATATCTGTTCAGTATGCAAACTAGTTGGACGATGAAGCCAAATACAGT
This window contains:
- the LOC139550566 gene encoding transmembrane inner ear expressed protein-like; translation: MAAREQPSSCPPLQPVLLGLGAALLSFCISTVFSQVPDPELLPTDPPKKPDPVTSETVVFWGLRLWQVIGIFSMFILAVIITLCCIFKCRIPRTKKEIEARHAQRVAAKDYANTLETVPPLNELTEIPGALLDTASLPTVSEQVQARSASSSQLPVVREEEELTGPLTQPETG